A genomic segment from Diospyros lotus cultivar Yz01 chromosome 5, ASM1463336v1, whole genome shotgun sequence encodes:
- the LOC127802781 gene encoding uncharacterized protein LOC127802781, whose product MGRFSKRPRKQESDNSLQDESEEEILNIENEYDNDDNEYSGDSEEENTDSEDGAGQNDNQRDGEMEDLNKELTDLRQQEQGILRNLKRQKDEDLLKGQAVKNQKALWDKTLELRFLLQKAFSNSNRLPKEPVRSSFCDSDSKVNEAYSELITSSKETLDSLLELQEALLEKNPSIAQEKDGNSGEPLKHLAASSGPTEEDEEWSLISEMHARIASFRDKSIDRWQRKTQVTTGAAAFKSKLHAFNQNISEQVAAYMRDPSRMIKGMQQNQSTVAIFGTVPEAESNTAEQELRANGDPELLDDSEFYQQLLKEFFETFDGTTSETAFYAIKRMQTKKRKIVDRRASKSRKIRYHVHEKIVNFMAPQPMSLPPMAPTLFENLFGLKTQKPAPSRILPS is encoded by the exons ATGGGCAGATTCTCAAAGCGGCcaagaaaacaagaaagtgACAATAGTTTGCAAGATGAAAGTGAAGAAGAGATTCTAAAT ATAGAGAATGAATATGACAATGATGACAACGAATATAGTGGTGACAGTGAGGAGGAAAACACGGATAGTGAAGATGGTGCCGGGCAAAATGATAACCAAAGAGATGGTGAGATGGAAGATCTCAACAAAGAATTGACTGATCTGCGTCAACAGGAGCA GGGTATATTGAGGAATCTGAAGCGCCAGAAGGATGAGGATCTGCTGAAAGGTCAAGCAGTCAAAAACCAGAAG GCCCTCTGGGATAAGACTCTTGAGTTGCGATTCTTGCTGCAAAAAGCATTCTCAAATTCAAATAGACTCCCAAAG GAGCCTGTTAGATCTTCATTTTGTGATTCAGACAGTAAAGTGAATGAAGCCTATTCAGAGTTGATTACCTCATCTAAGGAGACTTTGGATTCTTTACTGGAGTTACAGGAA GCGTTACTGGAGAAGAATCCCTCCATTGCTCAAGAGAAAGATG GTAACTCTGGGGAACCACTCAAACATTTAGCAGCTTCTAGTGGGCCTactgaagaagatgaagaatggTCTCTGATTTCTGAAATGCATGCAAG AATAGCTTCTTTTAGGGACAAATCTATAGATAGGTGGCAGAGAAAGACACAAGTGACAACCGGTGCTGCTGCCTTTAAAAGCAAATTGCATGCATTCAACCAG AATATTAGTGAGCAAGTTGCTGCTTATATGAGAGATCCAAGTAGAATGATAAAGGGAATGCAACAAAACCAGTCAACTGTTGCTATATTTGGGACT GTTCCAGAAGCAGAGAGCAATACTGCAGAACAG GAATTGAGAGCGAATGGTGACCCAGAGCTGTTGGATGACTCTGAATTTTATCAGCAATTACTGAAGGAATTTTTTGAGACATTTGATGGGACAACATCTG AAACAGCCTTTTATGCTATCAAGAGAATGcaaacaaagaaaaggaaaatcgTTGACCGACGGGCCTCAAAGAGTCGCAAGATCAG GTATCATGTGCATGAAAAGATTGTTAACTTCATGGCTCCTCAGCCTATGAGCCTTCCGCCAATGGCACCTACGTTATTCGAAAATTTGTTTGGCCTGAAAACCCAGAAACCTGCCCCCAGCAGAATACTTCCTTCATAG